A window of Caretta caretta isolate rCarCar2 chromosome 13, rCarCar1.hap1, whole genome shotgun sequence contains these coding sequences:
- the ABHD16B gene encoding ABHD16B, producing the protein MCIICFTKALGHVFKTYLMANYNFEFRSWPVDFRWDEAGDKDSSPGHRAASQTTARKGLLRSALHGGPRTTQCNYLRKMKQLPGQLVCYIVAHSLGRWLLYPGSLYLMQKALLPLLVKGQARLLEEFHGKRAKLVARDGNEIDTMFVDRRKSSGMEEEQRGKQLVICCEGNVGFYEVGCLSTPLEAGYSALGWNHPGYAGSTGLPFPQNDANAVDVVIQYAICRLGFRVQDIILYGWSLGGYTATWAAKTYPELGALVLDATFDDLLPLALKVMPKSWTKLVVRTVRQHFNLNVAEQLCRYPGPVLLIRRTEDEVTTTRISAADQLADIRSNRGNELLLQLLKSRYPEVMSWEGEAAVRHWLRASNPRQEEAVCRRFEVDDDWCVSKLQGYKSCLGGEDSFPWRVGRDVTPRRRQQLALFLARKHMKNVEATHWSLLLPNEFQMPWKL; encoded by the coding sequence ATGTGCATTATATGCTTCACTAAAGCTCTTGGCCACGTGTTTAAAACATATTTGATGGCCAATTACAACTTTGAGTTCAGGAGCTGGCCCGTGGACTTCCGATGGGATGAGGCAGGCGACAAGGATAGCAGCCCTGGCCACCGGGCTGCGTCCCAGACCACAGCCAGAAAGGGTCTGCTCAGATCAGCTCTGCACGGAGGGCCTAGGACCACCCAGTGTAACTACCTCCGCAAGATGAAGCAGTTGCCTGGCCAGCTGGTCTGTTATATCGTGGCTCACTCCTTAGGCCGGTGGCTGCTTTACCCAGGCTCCCTGTACCTCATGCAGAAAGCCCTGCTGCCTTTACTGGTGAAGGGGCAGGCTCGCCTGCTGGAGGAGTTTCACGGGAAGCGGGCCAAGCTGGTGGCTCGCGATGGGAACGAGATCGACACCATGTTTGTGGACAGGAGAAAGAGCtcggggatggaggaggagcagcGAGGGAAGCAGCTGGTGATCTGCTGCGAGGGGAATGTTGGTTTCTATGAAGTGGGGTGTCTCTCCACCCCACTGGAGGCTGGCTACTCGGCCCTGGGGTGGAACCACCCCGGCTATGCTGGGAGCACGGGCCTGCCCTTCCCACAGAATGATGCCAACGCTGTGGACGTGGTGATCCAGTATGCCATCTGCCGCCTGGGTTTTCGGGTGCAAGACATCATCCTCTATGGCTGGTCCCTGGGGGGCTACACAGCCACCTGGGCTGCCAAGACCTACCCGGAGCTGGGGGCCTTGGTGCTGGACGCCACCTTCGACGACCTGCTCCCCCTGGCCCTGAAGGTCATGCCCAAGAGCTGGACCAAGCTGGTGGTCCGGACGGTACGGCAGCACTTCAACCTCAACGTGGCTGAGCAGCTCTGCCGCTACCCGGGGCCGGTGCTGCTGATCCGGAGGACTGAGGATGAGGTCACCACCACCCGCATCAGTGCCGCGGACCAGCTCGCTGACATCAGGTCCAACAGAGGCAATgagctgctcctgcagctgctgaagTCCCGCTACCCCGAGGTCATGTCCTGGGAAGGGGAGGCGGCCGTCCGCCACTGGCTGCGAGCCTCCAACCCCAGGCAGGAAGAGGCCGTCTGCAGGCGCTTCGAGGTGGATGATGACTGGTGTGTCAGCAAGTTGCAAGGCTACAAATCCTGTCTCGGAGGTGAAGACAGCTTCCCCTGGAGGGTCGGGAGGGATGTGACCCCCAGGAGAAGGCAGCAGCTGGCCTTGTTTCTGGCCAGGAAGCACATGAAGAATGTGGAGGCCACACACTGGTCTCTCTTACTGCCCAATGAATTCCAGATGCCCTGGAAGCTGTAG